One Aegilops tauschii subsp. strangulata cultivar AL8/78 chromosome 7, Aet v6.0, whole genome shotgun sequence genomic window carries:
- the LOC120969840 gene encoding uncharacterized protein isoform X2: MARVSGDGSGACVHVVLLSSGRNSQRTDLLLVGTRSHGASSSSSSGISFMILISELPLTENIIRVRDQKRDGGGV, translated from the exons ATGGCTAGGGTTTCGGGCGACGGCTCGGGAGCCTGTGTCCATGTCGTCCTCCTTTCGTCCG GGAGGAACAGCCAGCGGACGGACTTGCTGCTGGTCGGGACAAGAAGCCATGgagcttcttcctcctcctcctctggcatCAG TTTCATGATTTTGATTTCAGAGCTGCCACTTACAGAAAACATAATAAG GGTGAGGGATCAGAAGAGGGATGGCGGGGGCGTTTGA
- the LOC120969840 gene encoding uncharacterized protein isoform X1 — MSSSFRPPADGLAAGRDKKPWSFFLLLLWHQFHDFDFRAATYRKHNKGEGSEEGWRGRLSCIGSLPLARPSCRRWTRWRLAPSSLSVSKYSSTRSVHYFHLGLLVSFSP, encoded by the exons ATGTCGTCCTCCTTTCGTCCG CCAGCGGACGGACTTGCTGCTGGTCGGGACAAGAAGCCATGgagcttcttcctcctcctcctctggcatCAG TTTCATGATTTTGATTTCAGAGCTGCCACTTACAGAAAACATAATAAG GGTGAGGGATCAGAAGAGGGATGGCGGGGGCGTTTGAGTTGTATTGGCAGTTTGCCATTGGCAAGGCCCTCATGTAGACGCTGGACGAGATGGCGCTTAGCCCCGAGCTCGCTGTCAGTCTCCAAGTACAGTTCGACGAGGTCTGTTCATTATTTTCATCTTGGTCTTCTTGTTTCTTTCAGTCCATGA